Proteins from a genomic interval of Subtercola boreus:
- a CDS encoding sensor histidine kinase, which translates to MLVWFEKHPRVTDAGIALAAFVLFGAADFVRDGAAGMLIDIVFALSLAFWRRMPGLGLAIAWVGALVQVATVDGLLLGDILILATVFATGLAENRVVRWAGLVSSVIGGGIAGARLVLFAPPTGDGAAIPTDPVSRGIYFVIASGVIAAALALFWALGVLVRNRRASAAARADRERDRILAEARLTQERERALLSREMHDLIGHALAVVIAQSDGARYAKATNPQAETTALETINRTARSALDDVHELLSVLREPGDATTAGIRTGDLDLLVDSVRQAGLEVTVQETGIRIPLTAAHDLTMFRVLQESLTNAIKHGGRGTAVTVSLDWGLNHVCFGVTTEEISGGHPQATGRISQPGQGLIGMRERMRLLDGTVEAGPRTDGSPGFRVDARLPYRGTGALQ; encoded by the coding sequence GTGTTGGTCTGGTTTGAGAAACACCCGCGCGTCACCGACGCGGGCATCGCGTTAGCGGCGTTCGTCCTTTTTGGTGCGGCGGATTTTGTGCGCGACGGTGCCGCCGGGATGCTGATCGATATCGTGTTTGCGCTCTCTCTCGCTTTCTGGCGGCGGATGCCCGGCCTGGGTCTTGCGATCGCATGGGTGGGTGCGCTGGTGCAGGTGGCCACGGTCGATGGCCTGCTGCTCGGTGACATCCTCATCCTCGCCACCGTGTTCGCGACAGGGTTGGCGGAGAACCGTGTTGTGCGGTGGGCGGGCCTGGTGTCGAGCGTGATCGGGGGAGGTATCGCCGGCGCTCGTCTCGTGCTGTTCGCTCCCCCGACTGGCGACGGCGCCGCCATCCCGACCGACCCGGTGTCCCGGGGCATCTACTTCGTGATCGCGAGCGGGGTGATAGCGGCGGCCCTCGCCCTGTTCTGGGCGCTCGGGGTGTTGGTACGAAACCGGCGGGCATCAGCCGCCGCACGGGCCGATCGTGAACGCGACCGCATCCTCGCCGAGGCGCGCCTCACTCAGGAACGCGAGCGTGCCCTCCTCAGCCGGGAGATGCATGACCTCATCGGCCACGCCCTTGCCGTTGTCATCGCCCAATCCGATGGGGCCCGCTATGCGAAGGCGACCAACCCGCAGGCTGAGACGACCGCCCTAGAGACGATCAACCGCACCGCCCGATCTGCGCTCGATGACGTGCACGAACTGCTCAGCGTGCTGAGAGAACCCGGCGACGCGACGACCGCAGGCATCCGTACAGGTGACCTCGACCTGCTCGTTGACAGTGTGAGGCAGGCCGGCCTCGAGGTGACTGTGCAGGAGACGGGCATCCGGATACCACTGACCGCAGCCCACGACCTGACCATGTTCCGCGTGCTACAGGAGTCGCTCACCAACGCCATCAAGCACGGCGGACGAGGAACAGCAGTGACCGTGAGCCTCGACTGGGGCCTGAATCACGTGTGTTTCGGCGTCACGACAGAGGAGATATCCGGCGGCCACCCGCAGGCCACCGGCCGGATCTCGCAGCCCGGCCAGGGACTCATCGGCATGCGAGAACGGATGCGGCTCCTGGACGGAACCGTCGAGGCCGGTCCCCGGACCGACGGGTCGCCCGGGTTCCGGGTGGATGCTCGCCTGCCTTATCGGGGCACCGGAGCACTGCAGTGA
- a CDS encoding ABC transporter ATP-binding protein yields the protein MSDVSITRVAAAAVGVSKVYGSGTSATTALDAIDLEISSGNLTAIMGPSGSGKSTLMHVFAGLDTASSGRVSIGDTDITHLDDNALTLLRRRSLGFVFQAFNLVPTLSVLGNVTLPFELDGRKPTTDEMAWVRLLLSRLGIGTLEARRPHELSGGQQQRVAIARALAMRPQLIFADEPTGNLDSRSSREVLGLLGDLTREFQQTVVLVTHDPVAASHADRVIFIADGRVVQDVAKSDAKTLSDIILSLEVAA from the coding sequence ATGAGCGACGTGTCCATCACCCGGGTTGCTGCGGCAGCGGTCGGCGTCAGCAAGGTCTACGGCAGCGGCACCTCCGCCACGACGGCGCTAGACGCCATCGACCTCGAGATCTCCAGCGGCAACCTGACCGCGATCATGGGTCCGAGCGGTTCGGGCAAATCGACCCTAATGCACGTGTTCGCCGGGCTCGACACGGCCAGCAGCGGACGGGTCAGCATCGGTGACACCGACATCACCCACCTCGACGACAACGCCCTCACCCTCCTCCGCCGTCGCAGTCTCGGGTTCGTGTTCCAGGCCTTCAACCTCGTGCCCACCCTCTCAGTGCTGGGCAACGTCACCCTCCCGTTCGAGCTCGACGGCCGAAAGCCCACGACCGACGAGATGGCCTGGGTGCGGCTGCTGCTCAGCCGGCTCGGCATCGGAACGCTCGAAGCGCGCCGCCCGCACGAACTCTCCGGTGGCCAGCAGCAGCGCGTCGCGATCGCCCGCGCCCTCGCGATGCGCCCTCAGCTGATCTTCGCCGACGAGCCGACCGGTAACCTCGACTCCCGTTCCAGCCGCGAAGTGCTCGGACTGCTCGGCGACCTGACCCGAGAGTTTCAGCAAACCGTCGTGCTCGTAACCCACGACCCGGTCGCTGCCTCGCACGCCGACCGGGTGATCTTCATCGCCGATGGCCGTGTGGTTCAGGATGTCGCGAAGAGCGACGCGAAGACCCTCTCCGACATCATCCTGAGCCTCGAGGTCGCGGCGTGA
- a CDS encoding ABC transporter permease — protein sequence MIALAFRELWHGGRQHTSSLLVAFITSVFATMMIEMDIVLRVQSIGGQFIQHGYVVALLDVLDLLFFFIAVFVACIVTSNTFGIIMAGRAKHIALMRLLGASASTLRGAIAIEGAVVGLVGSVLGLVVGLLVTQITYGALVSSGTFVNVSIGTLSPLLVAPVLVGVISTTGAAWFGSRKILNVSPIEATGATQEPKAVTASEMPRRLRTLVTAAFVGGIVLLIAGVAVGLKSPLGLLIAAPGGALSFVGFVLGSSFFIPAMLKAAGRLTGRSTPSVLASANALRYPARSSRSTIGLVIGVTLVTMFTVAGQSFLAESGPVAAAADPAEAAGDQAFLQLTTGILAVLIGFSLVIAAIGLVNSLSLSVIQRRREIGLLRALGFTKRQVRTMILAESIQLTVVGGATGLVLGVFYGWAGVLTAIASDHHIGGFFAPTIPPWIILSIIAGAIILAVVASAVPARSAVRVSPVRALAIE from the coding sequence GTGATCGCCCTCGCCTTCCGGGAGCTCTGGCACGGCGGCCGCCAGCACACCTCGAGCCTGCTCGTCGCGTTCATCACCTCGGTGTTCGCCACGATGATGATCGAGATGGACATCGTGCTGCGCGTGCAGTCCATCGGCGGCCAATTCATTCAACACGGTTATGTTGTGGCGCTGCTCGACGTGCTCGACCTGCTGTTCTTCTTCATCGCCGTGTTCGTCGCCTGCATCGTCACCTCGAACACGTTCGGCATCATCATGGCCGGTCGCGCCAAGCACATTGCGCTCATGCGCCTCCTCGGCGCGTCAGCAAGCACCCTCCGCGGGGCGATTGCGATTGAAGGCGCTGTCGTCGGGCTCGTCGGTAGCGTGCTCGGGCTCGTTGTGGGCCTGCTCGTGACGCAGATCACGTACGGCGCCCTGGTCTCGTCGGGCACCTTCGTGAACGTGTCGATCGGCACTCTGTCGCCTCTTCTCGTCGCCCCGGTTCTGGTCGGCGTGATCAGCACCACGGGGGCAGCCTGGTTCGGCTCCCGGAAGATTCTGAACGTCTCCCCCATCGAAGCGACCGGCGCGACCCAGGAGCCGAAGGCCGTCACCGCCAGCGAGATGCCCCGCCGGCTCCGCACCCTCGTGACCGCTGCCTTCGTCGGCGGCATCGTGCTTCTCATCGCAGGGGTCGCTGTCGGGCTGAAGAGCCCGCTCGGACTGCTCATCGCGGCCCCCGGCGGCGCGCTGAGCTTCGTCGGGTTCGTTCTCGGATCGTCGTTCTTCATCCCCGCGATGCTGAAAGCCGCCGGGCGTCTCACCGGCCGGTCCACACCGAGCGTGCTCGCCAGCGCCAACGCCCTCCGTTACCCCGCGCGGTCTTCGCGATCGACGATCGGGCTCGTCATCGGGGTGACGCTCGTCACCATGTTCACCGTCGCCGGGCAGTCGTTCCTCGCCGAGAGCGGCCCCGTCGCCGCCGCCGCAGACCCCGCCGAAGCGGCCGGCGACCAGGCCTTCCTCCAGCTCACCACCGGCATCCTCGCGGTACTCATCGGATTCTCCCTCGTGATCGCCGCCATCGGGCTCGTCAACTCGCTCTCGCTCAGCGTCATCCAGCGCCGCCGCGAGATCGGGCTGCTACGTGCCCTCGGGTTCACGAAGAGGCAGGTTCGCACGATGATCCTGGCCGAGAGCATCCAGCTCACCGTCGTCGGCGGGGCCACCGGGCTCGTACTCGGCGTGTTCTACGGCTGGGCCGGCGTGCTCACCGCGATCGCCAGCGACCACCACATCGGCGGATTCTTCGCCCCCACCATCCCGCCGTGGATCATCCTCAGCATCATCGCCGGCGCCATCATCCTTGCCGTGGTCGCCTCCGCCGTTCCCGCCCGTTCCGCAGTACGGGTCTCCCCCGTCAGAGCATTGGCCATCGAGTGA
- a CDS encoding ABC transporter permease, with protein MDVLGGLVPTLVAVLLLAAIALIGLTAAHVPQATAPLWAILRGAAQLAALSLVLAGILGNPLLVTVGLIVMFAAAVYTVARRIHANRRQTAAIGAAMLIGNIAVLIIVFSTGAIEFSPRYALAIGGIVTGNSMSIATLTGRTFHSSVRDHWDEVEGWLALGARPLESTRLLARTAIHSALVPSIDQTKTTGVVVLPGAFVGAIFGGASPLEAGRFQIVVLASILAAGTITATLLLRLIGAVSQKPAPENFTTRKARTT; from the coding sequence GTGGATGTTCTCGGCGGGTTGGTGCCGACCCTCGTCGCGGTGCTCCTGCTTGCCGCGATCGCGCTTATCGGGCTCACGGCGGCGCACGTGCCGCAGGCCACGGCACCACTCTGGGCGATCCTCCGCGGTGCCGCTCAACTCGCCGCCCTGAGCCTGGTACTGGCCGGAATCCTTGGCAACCCACTGCTCGTCACCGTGGGACTGATCGTCATGTTCGCTGCAGCCGTCTACACGGTCGCACGGCGCATCCACGCCAACCGGCGACAGACCGCGGCTATCGGCGCGGCGATGCTCATCGGCAACATCGCGGTGCTCATCATCGTCTTCAGCACCGGTGCGATCGAGTTCTCGCCGCGCTACGCCCTCGCGATCGGCGGGATCGTTACCGGTAACTCCATGAGCATCGCAACCCTCACAGGGCGTACCTTCCACTCCTCTGTGCGTGACCACTGGGACGAGGTTGAAGGGTGGCTCGCTCTTGGCGCCCGCCCGCTCGAATCGACCCGGCTGCTCGCACGCACCGCCATCCACTCAGCACTCGTTCCCTCCATCGACCAAACCAAGACGACCGGCGTCGTCGTCCTCCCCGGAGCATTCGTCGGCGCCATCTTTGGCGGCGCATCCCCACTGGAAGCGGGCCGGTTCCAGATCGTCGTGCTCGCCAGCATCCTGGCAGCCGGCACCATTACCGCCACCCTCCTCCTTCGCCTCATCGGCGCCGTCTCCCAGAAACCAGCCCCCGAGAACTTCACCACCCGGAAAGCGCGCACCACATGA
- a CDS encoding undecaprenyl-diphosphate phosphatase has product MNLLYAIILGIVEGLTEFLPVSSTGHLTLVEKLLGLSIDDPGVTAFTAIIQFGAIIAVIIYFRSDIARLIAAWWRGLFNADARRNPDYRFAWYVIAGSLPIGIVGFAAKDLVSGALRNLWVVVAGLILWSAVMFIAERIGRRSRPEENLTLKDALIIGLFQCIALVPGVSRSGATISAGLLRNLDRVAATRLSFFLAIPALIGAGAYESASQASAVNATVGWGAVAVGTLVSFIVAYASIAWLLRFVARHPITVFIWYRIALGLVLAVLLTTGVIAAT; this is encoded by the coding sequence GTGAACCTCTTGTACGCCATCATCCTCGGCATCGTGGAGGGACTCACCGAATTCCTCCCTGTCTCCAGCACCGGCCACCTCACCCTCGTCGAAAAGCTCCTGGGACTATCGATCGACGATCCGGGGGTCACGGCGTTCACCGCGATCATCCAATTCGGTGCGATTATCGCCGTGATCATCTACTTCCGCTCCGACATCGCCCGCCTGATCGCCGCCTGGTGGCGAGGCCTCTTCAACGCCGACGCACGCCGAAACCCCGACTACCGATTCGCCTGGTACGTCATCGCCGGCTCCCTCCCCATCGGCATCGTCGGGTTCGCCGCCAAAGACCTGGTCTCAGGGGCCCTCCGGAACCTCTGGGTCGTCGTCGCAGGCCTCATCCTGTGGAGCGCCGTGATGTTCATCGCCGAACGAATCGGCCGGAGGTCCCGCCCCGAAGAGAACCTCACCCTCAAGGACGCACTCATCATCGGCCTGTTCCAGTGCATCGCGCTTGTCCCGGGAGTCTCCCGGTCGGGCGCGACGATCAGCGCGGGCCTCCTCCGGAACCTCGACCGTGTTGCAGCAACCAGGCTTTCTTTCTTTCTCGCCATCCCGGCACTCATCGGCGCCGGTGCTTACGAAAGCGCCAGCCAAGCCTCCGCAGTCAACGCCACCGTCGGCTGGGGAGCCGTCGCCGTCGGCACCCTCGTCAGCTTCATCGTCGCCTACGCATCCATCGCCTGGCTCCTCCGATTTGTGGCACGCCACCCGATCACCGTATTCATCTGGTACCGCATCGCACTTGGGCTCGTCCTCGCTGTGCTTCTCACCACCGGCGTAATCGCTGCCACCTGA
- a CDS encoding ABC transporter ATP-binding protein: MSTLVLTDITKYLGGRPVLRSVTLTVPSGSRTSVVGASGSGKSTLLRLIAGFDIPDAGQISLGDTLLAGGASTVPAHRRGVGYVAQDGALFPHLTVEQNIRFGLSRSARRSTRVAEAAALVAIGSNLLGRYPHELSGGQQQRVALARALAPSPQVVLLDEPFSALDTGLRASTRRAVIEALEQSGVTTILVTHDQEEALSFGDQVAIIDGGRISQAGPPAEVFDNPHTADIAEFLGDAILVPCVVRDDVAHTAFGSHVIKHDHRGSGDVSKALVRPAQLMIDTESPTPNAVIIDVQTIGAKQDVLLKIGSTREMIRLPVVTAAPQSYRTGHTVQVSVVGGVVIYAS; the protein is encoded by the coding sequence ATGTCTACACTCGTGCTCACCGACATCACGAAGTACCTCGGCGGGCGACCGGTTCTGCGGAGCGTGACCCTGACCGTCCCGAGTGGCTCACGAACATCCGTCGTCGGCGCATCCGGCAGCGGCAAGAGCACCCTGCTCCGCCTCATCGCCGGCTTCGACATTCCGGATGCCGGACAGATAAGCCTCGGCGATACCCTTCTGGCGGGCGGGGCGTCGACCGTGCCCGCGCATCGAAGGGGAGTGGGGTACGTTGCGCAAGACGGGGCCTTATTCCCGCACCTCACGGTCGAGCAGAACATCCGCTTCGGACTGTCCCGATCTGCGCGGAGATCTACCCGGGTCGCGGAGGCCGCGGCCCTAGTGGCTATCGGCAGCAACCTGCTCGGCCGGTACCCGCACGAACTCTCCGGGGGCCAGCAGCAACGCGTCGCCCTCGCACGGGCTCTGGCACCGTCGCCTCAGGTCGTGCTGCTCGACGAACCGTTCAGCGCGCTCGACACTGGGCTCCGGGCATCGACCCGGAGAGCAGTCATCGAGGCCCTCGAGCAGAGCGGTGTCACAACGATCCTTGTCACCCACGATCAGGAAGAGGCCCTCTCGTTTGGTGACCAGGTCGCCATCATCGACGGCGGCCGCATTTCGCAGGCTGGGCCGCCCGCGGAAGTTTTTGACAACCCGCACACGGCCGACATCGCTGAGTTCCTCGGAGACGCGATCCTCGTACCCTGCGTCGTCCGGGATGATGTGGCGCACACCGCCTTCGGTTCGCACGTGATCAAGCACGACCACCGGGGGAGTGGTGACGTGTCGAAGGCCCTGGTCAGGCCCGCCCAGTTGATGATCGACACGGAAAGCCCGACACCCAATGCGGTCATAATCGACGTGCAGACGATCGGCGCGAAGCAGGACGTTTTGCTCAAGATCGGATCCACCCGTGAGATGATCCGCCTGCCTGTCGTAACCGCCGCCCCCCAGAGTTACAGAACTGGCCACACAGTGCAGGTGAGCGTTGTCGGCGGGGTCGTCATCTACGCGAGCTGA
- the cmtR gene encoding Cd(II)/Pb(II)-sensing metalloregulatory transcriptional regulator CmtR — MLTLSTRLDVVNRIGRAMADPTRSRILLMLLEEPAYPAGIADALGLTRQNVSNHLTCLRDCGIVIAEPEGRQNRYEIADAHLAKALNDLVGVVLAVDADAPCNNPACSIAGCCEAGK; from the coding sequence ATGCTCACTCTCAGCACCCGGCTCGACGTCGTGAACCGGATCGGCCGCGCCATGGCCGATCCGACCCGTTCGCGCATTCTCTTGATGCTGCTCGAGGAGCCCGCCTATCCTGCCGGTATCGCCGATGCGCTCGGCCTCACGAGGCAGAACGTCTCGAACCACCTGACGTGCCTGCGGGATTGCGGCATCGTCATCGCCGAACCGGAAGGCCGGCAGAACCGGTACGAGATCGCCGACGCACACCTCGCGAAAGCCTTGAACGACCTCGTCGGGGTGGTGCTCGCCGTCGACGCCGACGCGCCGTGCAACAACCCGGCCTGCTCCATCGCCGGCTGCTGCGAGGCCGGCAAGTGA
- a CDS encoding phosphatase PAP2 family protein encodes MTHFRAFLARLSPTATLVVILTVGLLIAVLLSAAVAQVYDSITDTDGVSGLDQPILDWVITLRSPGLDAAVTAYTNVAGPIGMPIIAVVALVALGLRWRSWTPVILIVAAGGGSLLLTVSGKDLIGRVRPPLNEAVPPYEYSPSFPSGHTLNAVVVAGTIAYLLVLHQTSTLARTLTIGIATVFAVTIGLSRVFLGHHWFTDVLAGFILGLAWLAIIITAHRLMHILRARRRTLRRPADLTPESSIL; translated from the coding sequence ATGACACACTTCAGGGCGTTCCTCGCCCGCCTCAGTCCCACCGCCACCCTCGTCGTCATCCTCACCGTTGGCCTGCTCATCGCCGTTCTCCTCAGCGCCGCCGTCGCACAGGTCTACGACTCGATCACCGACACCGACGGTGTCTCCGGCCTTGACCAACCCATCCTCGACTGGGTCATCACCCTCCGCTCCCCAGGCCTCGACGCAGCTGTGACGGCCTACACGAACGTGGCCGGGCCGATCGGGATGCCGATCATCGCCGTCGTGGCCCTCGTTGCACTGGGTCTCCGGTGGAGATCGTGGACCCCGGTCATCCTGATCGTTGCAGCAGGTGGCGGTTCTCTGCTCCTCACCGTCTCAGGCAAAGACCTGATCGGCCGGGTTCGCCCGCCGCTCAACGAAGCCGTTCCGCCCTACGAATACTCGCCCTCCTTCCCCAGCGGCCACACCCTGAACGCGGTCGTCGTCGCGGGCACCATCGCCTACCTCCTCGTGCTGCACCAAACCTCGACGCTCGCCCGCACTCTGACGATCGGCATCGCGACAGTCTTCGCCGTCACCATCGGTCTCAGCCGGGTCTTCCTCGGACACCACTGGTTCACCGACGTCCTCGCCGGATTCATCCTCGGGCTGGCGTGGCTCGCGATCATCATCACCGCACACCGCCTCATGCATATCCTGCGCGCGCGCCGCCGCACCCTCAGACGCCCCGCCGACTTGACCCCAGAATCGAGCATCCTGTGA
- a CDS encoding ABC transporter permease, giving the protein MAGRWLRSPLLVVVVVVLAAVMLLPVGYVVAIGFQVGWPTLAPLVFRPKVGELLVNTVLLVVLGVPVTVVLGVGGAWLVERTTLPGRRIWAVLLAAPLAIPAFVSSYGWVSAIPSIGGIGGGLLVATLAYYPLVYLPAVTTIRRLDPALEESARSLGLGSWRVFARVVLPQLRLAVWGGGLVVALHLLSEYGAFALIRFDTFTTAIVVQYQSTFAGPAASALGIVLAGLCLLLLLGESATRGTARYSRVGSGAARPAVLEQLGWATPLAMAGLVVVLFAALGVPIASLVRWLSVGDPWAQRELHTAILQTAGLAVIGAIVTVLVALPIAWLTIRHPGRLPRLLESAYYLASSLPAIIIALGLVTITIRIVPALYQSVFTVVLAYVIIFLPRALVSLRTGIAQAPVALEEAARSLGHSPLAARARVTLPLILPALGAGAALVGLGAANELTATLLLAPSGTRTLATQFWSASTSVAYSDAAPYALLLIALSLPSVAILFLQTRKRVR; this is encoded by the coding sequence ATGGCCGGTAGGTGGCTACGGTCGCCGCTCCTCGTCGTCGTGGTGGTGGTGCTGGCCGCCGTCATGCTGCTTCCCGTCGGCTACGTCGTCGCCATCGGGTTTCAGGTCGGCTGGCCGACACTCGCCCCCCTGGTCTTCCGACCGAAGGTCGGCGAACTGCTGGTCAACACCGTGCTGCTCGTCGTTCTGGGTGTGCCCGTGACCGTCGTGCTCGGGGTGGGCGGTGCGTGGCTCGTCGAGCGCACTACCCTCCCGGGCCGGCGCATCTGGGCGGTACTCCTGGCTGCGCCGCTGGCCATTCCGGCCTTCGTGAGCAGCTACGGCTGGGTCAGCGCCATCCCCTCGATCGGCGGCATCGGCGGCGGCCTCCTCGTCGCGACCCTCGCCTACTACCCCTTGGTTTACCTGCCCGCGGTCACCACGATCCGCCGGCTGGACCCCGCGCTCGAAGAGTCGGCCCGATCACTCGGGCTGGGATCGTGGCGCGTCTTCGCCCGCGTAGTTCTGCCGCAGCTCAGGCTCGCCGTCTGGGGCGGCGGCCTGGTCGTCGCCCTGCACCTGCTTTCCGAGTACGGCGCGTTCGCGCTGATCCGGTTCGACACCTTCACCACCGCGATCGTGGTGCAGTACCAGTCCACCTTCGCGGGCCCTGCCGCCAGCGCGCTCGGCATCGTGCTAGCCGGGCTTTGCCTTCTCCTGCTGCTCGGCGAATCGGCGACACGCGGCACAGCGAGATACTCCCGGGTCGGCTCGGGTGCGGCCAGGCCTGCAGTCCTGGAGCAGCTCGGTTGGGCGACGCCGCTCGCAATGGCCGGGCTGGTGGTAGTGCTTTTCGCGGCTCTGGGTGTGCCCATCGCCAGCCTCGTACGCTGGCTCAGCGTCGGCGACCCCTGGGCGCAGCGCGAGCTGCACACCGCCATCCTCCAGACGGCCGGCCTGGCCGTGATCGGCGCGATCGTGACCGTGCTCGTGGCACTCCCCATCGCCTGGCTCACCATCCGACACCCGGGTCGCCTCCCCCGCCTCCTCGAGAGTGCCTACTATCTCGCCAGCAGCTTGCCGGCCATCATCATCGCCCTGGGACTCGTCACCATCACCATCCGGATCGTCCCAGCACTGTATCAATCCGTGTTCACCGTGGTGCTCGCCTACGTCATCATCTTCCTACCTCGCGCGCTCGTGAGCCTCCGCACCGGCATCGCCCAGGCCCCGGTCGCCCTCGAAGAGGCCGCCCGGTCGCTCGGCCACTCACCCCTTGCCGCTCGTGCGCGAGTGACCCTGCCGCTCATCCTCCCTGCACTCGGTGCGGGGGCAGCCCTCGTCGGGCTCGGCGCCGCCAACGAACTCACCGCAACACTTTTGCTCGCCCCCAGCGGCACGAGAACCCTCGCCACCCAGTTCTGGTCGGCCAGTACGTCTGTCGCCTACTCCGACGCCGCTCCCTATGCGCTGCTGCTCATCGCGTTGTCGCTTCCATCGGTAGCCATCCTCTTCCTACAGACCCGAAAGCGCGTTCGCTGA
- a CDS encoding response regulator — MTASIRVGLADDQPLFRAGIAMVVNSQPDLTVEWEASNGIEAVELASSTPVDVVLMDLEMPQMGGIEAITRVLASPPETGAPPRFIVLTTFDLDDRTFEAINAGASGFLLKSTDPEFLLAAIRTVHSGSAVLAPSATANLIRRFAAPQSANRSQALNSLTPREHDLFDLVASGLSNAEIASSLHLSDTTVKTHVSRILTKLGLRDRVQLVIFAYENGLIGTD, encoded by the coding sequence GTGACCGCGTCGATCCGGGTAGGACTGGCGGATGATCAGCCCCTCTTCCGCGCCGGGATAGCAATGGTCGTGAACTCGCAGCCAGACCTCACCGTCGAATGGGAAGCGTCGAACGGTATCGAAGCGGTCGAGCTCGCTAGCTCGACACCCGTAGACGTCGTGCTGATGGATCTCGAGATGCCCCAGATGGGCGGCATCGAAGCAATCACCCGCGTGCTGGCCTCGCCGCCGGAAACCGGCGCACCGCCCCGATTCATCGTGCTGACGACCTTCGATCTCGATGACCGCACCTTCGAGGCCATCAACGCCGGGGCCAGCGGGTTCCTCCTGAAATCCACCGACCCCGAGTTTCTGCTCGCGGCCATCCGTACCGTGCACTCCGGTAGCGCCGTGCTCGCGCCAAGCGCTACCGCGAACCTCATCCGGCGATTCGCCGCCCCGCAGAGCGCCAACCGCTCACAAGCGCTCAACTCCCTCACCCCTCGCGAACACGACCTCTTCGACCTCGTCGCATCGGGGCTGAGCAACGCCGAAATCGCATCGTCACTGCACCTCAGCGACACGACCGTAAAGACCCACGTAAGCCGCATCCTCACCAAGCTGGGCCTCCGGGACAGGGTGCAGCTCGTGATCTTCGCCTACGAGAACGGTCTGATCGGCACCGACTGA
- a CDS encoding VTT domain-containing protein: MIHIHTASLLDPTPLLEGVGPWALVVVMAIVFIETGLLFPFLPGDTLVFTAALLAGPLGLPLPLLVVGVAAAAILGDQTGYHIGKRFGPRLFKPDARIFKTKYRDQADEFFTHYGGRALVLARFVPLVRTFVPPVVGMSKMPFRSFLLWNGVGGIGWALILTLAGYFLGGIPFVKDNIEVIAVLIVIVSVLPIVIDILRRRRRA; the protein is encoded by the coding sequence GTGATCCACATCCACACAGCGAGCCTCCTCGACCCCACACCCCTGCTCGAAGGAGTCGGCCCGTGGGCCTTAGTTGTCGTGATGGCCATCGTGTTCATCGAGACCGGGCTGCTGTTCCCGTTCTTGCCCGGCGACACCCTCGTCTTCACTGCCGCGCTGCTCGCCGGGCCACTCGGCCTGCCACTGCCACTGCTGGTCGTCGGGGTCGCGGCCGCAGCCATCCTCGGCGACCAGACCGGGTACCACATCGGCAAACGGTTCGGGCCGAGACTGTTCAAACCGGACGCGCGGATCTTCAAAACGAAGTATCGCGACCAGGCCGACGAGTTCTTTACCCACTACGGCGGCCGCGCCCTCGTGCTGGCCCGCTTCGTCCCTCTGGTGCGCACGTTCGTGCCGCCGGTCGTCGGGATGTCGAAGATGCCGTTCCGCTCCTTCCTTCTCTGGAACGGCGTCGGCGGCATCGGCTGGGCGCTCATCCTCACCCTCGCCGGCTACTTCCTCGGCGGGATCCCTTTCGTCAAAGACAATATCGAGGTCATCGCCGTGCTCATCGTGATCGTCTCGGTACTGCCGATCGTGATCGACATCCTCCGCCGCCGTCGCAGGGCCTGA